In one window of Mytilus galloprovincialis chromosome 6, xbMytGall1.hap1.1, whole genome shotgun sequence DNA:
- the LOC143080542 gene encoding ryncolin-2-like yields the protein MWFDFVLVVLIASNYSDGKLTSTSDSGVCFYGKTAERVLSILATGKHRSLLPSGHRVRECSDLDRKHDRSGVYKINPSGGAGFKAYCDMETDGGGWTVFQHRQDGKVDFYRGWEEYVNGFGNLKTEFWLGNDKLHKLTSRGQYELRVNLEDFNGDTAYAKYSNFYIGDKSTNYKLTVNGYSGTAGDSLKGHNNQAFSTKDKDNDSHGSENCATYYKGAWWYHACHASNLNGLYVGNKKDNKGMRWSQWKGSQSMKTTSMMIRRKRL from the exons ATGTGGTTTGATTTTGTATTGGTGGTGCTTATAGCATCAAATTATTCAGATGGAAAACTTACCTCCACTTCAGATTCtg gtGTTTGTTTTTATGGGAAAACAGCTGAACGAGTACTTAGCATCTTGGCAACTGGTAAACACAGATCTTTGCTGCCTTCAG GTCATCGAGTTCGGGAATGCTCGGATTTAGACAGAAAACATGACAGAAGTGGAGTCTACAAAATCAACCCGTCAGGTGGCGCTGGATTTAAGGCGTATTGTGATATGGAGACGGATGGGGGAGGATGGACG GTTTTTCAGCATAGACAAGACGGCAAAGTTGATTTCTATCGAGGATGGGAAGAATATGTAAACGGATTTGGTAATCTAAAAACAGAATTCTGGTTGG GTAATGATAAGCTGCATAAACTAACATCTAGAGGACAGTATGAGCTGAGAGTCAACCTAGAGGATTTTAATGGCGACACAGCCTATGCAAAGTATTCTAACTTCTACATCGGCGACAAGTCAACTAACTACAAACTGACAGTGAATGGTTACAGTGGAACTGCAG GTGATTCGTTGAAGGGACATAATAATCAGGCTTTCTCGACAAAAGATAAGGATAATGACAGCCATGGCAGTGAAAATTGTGCAACATATTACAAAGGAGCTTGGTGGTATCACGCCTGTCATGCATCTAATCTGAACGGACTGTATGTAGGAAATAAAAAGGATAACAAAGGAATGCGTTGGAGTCAGTGGAAAGGATCTCAGTCAATGAAGACTACGTCGATGATGATTCGTAGAAAACGTCTCTAA